Proteins from a genomic interval of Puniceicoccaceae bacterium:
- a CDS encoding methyl-accepting chemotaxis protein, which yields MSFQFFKNLRLGTKLLAGFGIVLVIMVIVALTAVVGMTQATQKSASTVTEHLPQLTIASQIAEMAKDTQYVVRAYTSTEDSSFLESARANIEAISNDFSKLRNIDTDDIGKRKLVAISQRGAQTMERYSSLLANTETAINELQTNRADVNTRANEFVEKTREIRETFTGELTMEIESGDVILELLGESLDRIDVVNTIISNGQNVFTRTWRAIAEQDPQLVIEANGDFETILSDLQKAQASTMDFYIRGLVDEIIATCESYQTAAQRVTANWEQLNQYMDELSTIGNELSDMTLSFSTESMNRVTTDTNTNQVLLSNSRNIVIALTIIAVILGVGIAIFITRSMTKPMNEILEVVEAIAEGNLTKESKQVTKDEIGILGQSLNKSLANLRAVLRETLDSSDILAQSAGQMTETAGSMLEKSTDMNDRSTTVAAAGEELSANISTMSKTADELSSSAQSVASAVEQMSASINEVAHNCAKESEIAGQANREAESARSVMSELGESANQISKIVEIINNIAAQTNLLALNATIEAASAGEAGKGFAVVANEVKDLARQSAQATEQISKQIEEMQSKTHTSITTINSITEIIEEVSSIAVTIASAVEEQSVTTNEISSSLGNVSEAINQLAINIQHAASGATEVSENIQEVSFAAKESVEGANNTSSAAHELTEIAKTLREQVGKFKV from the coding sequence ATGAGCTTCCAATTTTTCAAGAACCTGCGTTTGGGAACCAAACTGCTCGCCGGGTTTGGGATCGTGCTGGTCATCATGGTGATCGTAGCCCTGACCGCCGTTGTAGGGATGACCCAGGCAACGCAGAAGTCAGCCTCAACGGTGACCGAACACCTGCCCCAGCTGACCATTGCCAGTCAAATTGCCGAAATGGCGAAAGACACCCAGTATGTCGTTCGCGCCTACACCTCCACCGAAGACAGCAGTTTTCTTGAAAGTGCACGTGCCAATATTGAGGCTATTTCCAATGACTTCTCAAAACTGCGTAACATTGACACGGACGACATCGGCAAACGCAAGCTAGTGGCCATCTCCCAGCGCGGTGCGCAAACCATGGAGCGATACAGTTCACTTCTCGCCAATACCGAAACCGCCATTAATGAGTTGCAGACCAACCGCGCAGACGTGAACACCCGTGCCAACGAGTTTGTCGAAAAAACACGTGAGATTCGCGAGACCTTCACAGGCGAACTCACCATGGAAATCGAATCCGGGGACGTCATTCTCGAACTTCTCGGAGAGAGCCTGGATCGCATCGATGTGGTCAATACCATCATCAGCAACGGTCAAAACGTTTTCACACGTACCTGGCGTGCAATCGCTGAACAGGACCCCCAACTTGTGATTGAAGCCAACGGGGACTTTGAAACGATCCTCAGCGATCTGCAAAAAGCCCAGGCTTCCACGATGGATTTTTATATCCGGGGTCTGGTAGATGAAATCATCGCAACCTGCGAGAGCTATCAAACAGCCGCTCAGCGCGTCACCGCAAACTGGGAACAGCTCAACCAGTACATGGATGAGCTGAGCACCATTGGAAATGAATTGAGTGACATGACGCTCAGCTTTTCCACCGAGTCCATGAATCGGGTCACCACCGACACCAATACCAATCAGGTACTGCTTTCCAACTCCCGCAACATCGTCATTGCCCTGACCATCATTGCTGTGATCCTCGGAGTCGGCATTGCCATTTTCATCACGCGCTCCATGACCAAGCCGATGAACGAAATTCTCGAGGTGGTGGAAGCCATCGCAGAAGGCAACCTGACCAAAGAATCCAAGCAGGTTACCAAAGATGAAATCGGTATTCTCGGTCAATCGCTCAACAAGTCCCTTGCAAATCTGCGTGCCGTTCTTCGCGAAACCCTGGACTCTTCCGATATCCTGGCACAATCCGCCGGTCAGATGACCGAAACCGCTGGCAGCATGCTTGAAAAGTCCACCGACATGAATGATCGCTCAACCACGGTCGCTGCAGCTGGTGAAGAACTCTCCGCCAACATCAGCACGATGTCCAAGACCGCAGACGAACTCTCCAGCTCTGCACAGAGCGTTGCTTCCGCCGTTGAGCAGATGAGTGCATCGATCAATGAGGTTGCCCACAATTGCGCCAAAGAATCCGAGATTGCAGGACAGGCAAACCGTGAGGCCGAATCCGCACGCAGCGTCATGTCCGAGCTGGGAGAATCCGCCAACCAGATCAGCAAGATTGTGGAGATCATCAACAACATTGCCGCCCAAACCAACCTTCTGGCCCTCAACGCCACCATCGAAGCGGCGAGTGCCGGAGAGGCAGGCAAGGGATTTGCAGTTGTTGCCAACGAGGTGAAGGATCTTGCCCGTCAAAGTGCTCAGGCCACCGAACAGATCAGCAAGCAGATTGAAGAGATGCAGAGCAAGACGCACACTTCAATCACAACGATCAACTCGATCACCGAAATCATTGAAGAGGTCAGTAGCATTGCCGTAACGATCGCCTCTGCCGTTGAGGAACAATCCGTCACTACCAACGAGATCTCAAGCAGCCTGGGCAACGTGTCCGAAGCGATCAATCAGCTGGCCATCAACATCCAGCATGCCGCTTCCGGAGCTACTGAGGTGTCCGAGAACATTCAGGAAGTCAGTTTTGCAGCGAAGGAATCTGTGGAAGGTGCCAACAACACCAGCTCAGCCGCCCACGAACTCACCGAAATTGCCAAAACCCTGCGCGAGCAGGTGGGCAAATTCAAGGTGTGA